From the genome of Scytonema hofmannii PCC 7110, one region includes:
- a CDS encoding response regulator transcription factor, with amino-acid sequence MIRVLLVEDQEIVRQGLKTLLEINSDLQVVGEAENGQRAIQQMERLYGGELQPDIVLMDIRMPVMDGVAATQQICQQFPETKILILTTFDDSHYVAEALRFGAKGYILKDTPAQELTATIRWIYKGYTHFGPGLLEKMINLVQSPSKPKEPPPGLSELTIREREVLQLIANGLSNREISQTLHLSEGTVRNHITNILGRLNLRDRTQAALLANSFLPWLENPEK; translated from the coding sequence ATGATCCGAGTGTTGTTAGTAGAAGACCAAGAGATTGTCCGTCAGGGTTTAAAGACCTTGTTAGAAATTAATTCAGATTTACAGGTTGTGGGAGAAGCTGAAAATGGTCAAAGGGCTATTCAGCAAATGGAACGTCTTTATGGCGGAGAATTACAGCCGGATATTGTATTGATGGATATTCGCATGCCAGTGATGGATGGTGTAGCAGCAACTCAACAAATATGCCAGCAGTTCCCAGAAACAAAAATTTTGATACTGACAACCTTTGATGATTCGCACTATGTTGCAGAAGCTCTCCGCTTTGGAGCCAAGGGATATATTTTGAAGGATACGCCCGCTCAGGAACTAACAGCAACAATTCGTTGGATTTACAAAGGCTATACTCATTTTGGACCTGGACTGCTAGAAAAAATGATAAACCTGGTACAGTCGCCTTCAAAACCAAAGGAGCCACCACCAGGGTTATCAGAATTAACAATTAGAGAAAGAGAAGTTTTGCAGTTGATTGCCAATGGCTTGAGCAATCGAGAAATTTCTCAAACTCTCCACCTCTCAGAAGGTACTGTGCGAAACCATATTACTAATATCCTCGGTCGATTGAATTTGCGCGATCGCACTCAAGCGGCGTTGTTGGCAAATTCTTTTTTACCCTGGTTGGAAAACCCTGAGAAGTAA
- a CDS encoding WD40 repeat domain-containing protein: protein MHLHKVNLAHCDLSKGVFTQTFGGIISVVFSPDGKLLATGDMNGDVYIWEIANSQPALKCQGHKSIVWSVRFSPDGQTLASGSDDQTLRLWDICTGQCFNILQGHTSGLYSVAWSPDGQTLASGSADQTVRLWDTNTSQCLNILHEHTNVVYSVAWSPDGQTLATASGDSTVKLWDTCTGQCLNTLQEHTDIVYSVVWSPNWRTLATCSRDQTLKLWDTCTGQCLNTLQENNNEVLSLAWSLDEKIIASSSMAGIIKFWDSSTGQCINILQAHTNAIWNLAFSPNGQTLATGSYDQKVKLWDISTGQCLNTFQGLTNIVYSVAWSPDGQILASGNADRRVRLWDTKKTQCLKTLQGHSDWVYSVAWTHNGHTLASAGSADRTVRLWDIFTSQCLKILQGHKDVVYTVVWSPNSQIMASGSYDQTIKLWNTRTAQCLKTLQGHTGAVLSVAWSPDGQYLASTGNDGTARLWNTSTGQCLKVLDCDIGWVLSLAWHPDSQILATGNEQTVKLWDIDTGQCFKMLQGHTSWVFSVAWSPDGRFLASASCDQTVRLWDTYTDQCLNTLQEHTNLVHSVAWSPDGQVLASGSADETIKLWDVKTGKCLKTLKAGGPYEGMNITGVTGITEAQKATLKALGAVEEEIILT from the coding sequence GTGCATTTGCATAAAGTAAATTTAGCTCATTGTGACTTAAGCAAGGGTGTTTTTACTCAAACATTTGGTGGAATTATATCTGTTGTCTTTAGCCCAGATGGAAAGTTACTAGCAACTGGGGATATGAATGGTGATGTTTATATATGGGAAATTGCAAATAGTCAGCCAGCATTAAAATGTCAAGGACATAAAAGTATTGTTTGGTCAGTTCGCTTCAGCCCAGATGGACAAACTCTTGCCAGTGGCAGCGACGACCAAACACTAAGGCTATGGGATATCTGCACAGGTCAATGTTTTAATATTTTACAAGGTCATACTAGTGGATTATATTCAGTAGCATGGAGTCCAGATGGACAAACTCTTGCCAGTGGCAGTGCGGATCAAACAGTAAGGTTGTGGGACACTAACACAAGTCAATGCCTCAATATCTTACATGAGCACACAAACGTAGTATATTCAGTAGCATGGAGTCCGGATGGACAAACCCTTGCCACTGCCAGTGGCGACAGTACAGTTAAGCTTTGGGACACCTGCACTGGTCAATGTCTCAACACCTTACAGGAACATACAGATATCGTATATTCAGTAGTGTGGAGTCCAAACTGGCGAACTCTTGCCACTTGCAGTAGAGACCAGACGTTAAAACTGTGGGATACTTGCACTGGTCAGTGCCTTAATACCTTACAGGAGAATAACAACGAGGTATTATCCTTGGCATGGAGTTTGGATGAAAAAATCATTGCCAGTAGTAGTATGGCTGGAATTATAAAATTTTGGGACAGTAGCACTGGTCAATGTATTAATATTTTGCAGGCACATACGAATGCAATCTGGAATTTAGCGTTTAGTCCTAATGGACAAACCCTTGCAACTGGAAGTTATGACCAAAAGGTGAAGCTATGGGATATCAGCACTGGTCAATGTCTTAATACCTTTCAAGGGCTTACAAATATAGTATATTCAGTAGCATGGAGTCCGGATGGGCAAATCCTCGCAAGTGGTAATGCCGATCGACGAGTGAGACTGTGGGATACAAAAAAAACTCAATGTCTCAAAACCTTACAGGGACATAGCGATTGGGTATATTCAGTAGCATGGACACACAACGGCCACACCCTTGCCAGTGCTGGCAGTGCCGACAGGACAGTAAGGTTATGGGATATTTTTACGAGTCAATGTCTCAAAATCTTGCAGGGGCATAAAGATGTAGTATATACAGTAGTGTGGAGTCCAAATAGCCAAATCATGGCTAGTGGTAGTTATGACCAAACAATAAAGCTGTGGAATACCCGCACGGCTCAATGTCTCAAAACTTTGCAAGGCCATACTGGTGCAGTATTGTCAGTGGCATGGAGTCCAGATGGGCAATATCTTGCAAGTACTGGTAATGATGGAACAGCAAGATTATGGAACACTAGCACTGGTCAATGTCTCAAAGTCTTGGACTGTGATATAGGTTGGGTACTTTCTTTGGCGTGGCATCCAGATAGTCAAATTCTTGCCACTGGCAACGAGCAGACAGTGAAGCTGTGGGACATTGACACAGGGCAATGTTTCAAAATGTTGCAAGGTCATACCAGTTGGGTATTCTCAGTGGCATGGAGTCCAGATGGAAGATTCCTTGCCAGCGCCTCTTGTGACCAAACAGTCAGGCTGTGGGATACTTACACAGACCAATGTCTCAATACCTTACAAGAACATACAAACCTAGTACACTCAGTAGCATGGAGTCCCGATGGTCAAGTTCTTGCTAGTGGTAGTGCTGATGAAACTATTAAGCTTTGGGATGTCAAGACAGGAAAGTGTCTGAAAACTCTCAAGGCTGGTGGCCCTTATGAAGGGATGAATATTACTGGGGTTACTGGGATAACAGAGGCTCAAAAAGCCACACTGAAAGCATTGGGAGCAGTTGAAGAAGAGATTATATTAACGTGA
- a CDS encoding NB-ARC domain-containing protein codes for MSRSLKVKPECLENVRLALKRNGYPSQKSLSQDIGLALATVSKFLNGKPVDYQVFREICLKLGLNWQAIADLDNTETPTSISAKPTVNIVNKRSDWGEAMDVSVFYGRTIELNHLHQWILGSRSRIVAVLGMGGIGKTALAAKLAQQVQAEFEYVIWRSLRNAPPLETLLTELVPFVSSQQETKGEISRLIHYLHASRCLLILDNWETILLAGDHVGQYRPGYEGYGELLKVIGEVAHQSCLLLTSREKPAEIATMEGVDQAVHSLTLRGSFEVAQALVQSRGLLGTEEEKQHLCDRYSNTPLALKIVATSIADLFDSKIGEFLEEDTVVFNGVRRLLDQQFQRLSALEKSIMYWLAINREWTSIGELYEDIVPVVSKANLIEALESLSWRSLIEKQGSRYTQQPVVMEYVTEHLIEQVSFEIAPKQGTETGSYPLFQNHALLKTTVKDYVTDTTPINFRVNSSTNSPSCFFKIGSRTANSDYPWAVAK; via the coding sequence ATGTCACGCTCACTTAAGGTTAAACCTGAATGCCTGGAAAATGTAAGATTAGCTCTAAAACGTAATGGTTATCCAAGCCAAAAGAGCCTATCTCAAGATATAGGACTAGCTTTAGCAACAGTAAGTAAATTTTTGAATGGCAAACCCGTAGATTATCAAGTTTTTCGGGAAATATGTTTAAAACTAGGTCTAAACTGGCAAGCGATCGCCGACTTAGACAATACAGAAACACCAACATCAATATCAGCAAAACCTACAGTCAACATTGTTAATAAACGCTCAGATTGGGGAGAAGCAATGGATGTTTCCGTGTTCTACGGACGCACAATAGAACTGAATCATCTACATCAATGGATTTTAGGCTCTCGCAGCCGCATTGTGGCAGTGTTAGGCATGGGGGGCATAGGCAAAACAGCACTCGCAGCCAAGCTGGCACAACAAGTTCAAGCAGAATTTGAATATGTGATTTGGCGAAGTCTGCGTAACGCCCCACCATTAGAAACCCTATTAACAGAACTAGTACCCTTTGTTTCTAGCCAACAGGAAACTAAAGGTGAAATTAGTCGCCTCATCCATTACCTACATGCTTCACGTTGCTTACTGATTTTGGATAACTGGGAAACAATATTACTGGCAGGCGACCACGTTGGACAATATCGCCCAGGTTATGAAGGTTACGGCGAACTCCTCAAGGTAATTGGTGAAGTTGCACATCAAAGTTGTCTGCTGCTGACTAGCCGAGAAAAACCAGCCGAAATTGCAACGATGGAAGGAGTAGACCAAGCAGTGCATTCTCTGACACTGAGAGGATCATTTGAGGTGGCACAAGCTTTAGTGCAGTCCAGGGGACTGTTGGGAACAGAGGAAGAAAAACAACATTTATGCGATCGCTACAGTAATACACCTTTAGCATTAAAAATAGTTGCCACATCAATTGCCGACTTATTTGATAGCAAGATAGGCGAATTTTTAGAAGAAGATACAGTAGTTTTCAATGGCGTCCGCCGCTTATTAGACCAACAATTTCAACGTTTATCTGCTTTAGAGAAAAGCATTATGTACTGGTTGGCAATCAACCGGGAATGGACAAGCATTGGTGAGTTATATGAAGATATTGTGCCTGTGGTTTCCAAAGCCAACTTAATCGAAGCTTTAGAGTCGTTGAGTTGGCGTTCTCTGATTGAAAAGCAAGGCAGTCGTTACACGCAGCAACCTGTGGTAATGGAGTATGTGACTGAACACTTAATTGAGCAGGTTAGCTTTGAGATTGCACCAAAGCAAGGCACAGAAACAGGGTCTTATCCCTTATTTCAAAACCATGCTTTACTCAAAACTACAGTTAAAGATTATGTCACCGACACAACGCCGATTAATTTTAGAGTCAATAGCTCAACAAATTCGCCATCATGCTTCTTCAAAATTGGCAGTCGAACAGCAAATTCAGATTATCCTTGGGCAGTTGCGAAGTGA
- a CDS encoding response regulator → MDCTQLPKADILLVDDNIDNLRLLSAMLTQQGYEVRSVTNGSTALMGVQAQPPDLILLDINMPGINGYEVCRQLKANNQTKEIPVIFISALNETFDKVKAFSVGGVDYITKPFQLEEVFVRIENQLALRRLQAQLQTQNFLLQQTEAELLKALAQEQKLNKQIEEMATLEERNRIARDIHDSLGHSLVALNIQLEASLALWQEDPNKAHKLLLGAKQLGSNALKAVRQSVAEIRSEPLQGQLLQEAIANLVEEFHRTTGVLPSYQIELPSTLPQTMNSVIYRILQEGLTNICKHAKASEVHIQIQTTSSDLCVTLQDNGNGFRLSENRTGFGLQGMRERATAMGGELEIVSQPGAGCQIQVRFPRLAE, encoded by the coding sequence ATGGACTGCACCCAGTTGCCAAAGGCAGATATCCTTCTCGTTGACGACAATATAGATAATCTACGTCTTTTATCAGCAATGCTCACTCAGCAGGGCTATGAAGTTCGGAGTGTGACAAATGGCTCTACAGCATTGATGGGCGTACAAGCTCAACCACCGGATTTGATTCTGCTTGACATCAATATGCCAGGAATCAATGGCTATGAAGTTTGCCGTCAGTTAAAAGCTAATAACCAAACCAAGGAAATTCCAGTTATTTTTATTAGCGCTTTGAATGAGACTTTTGATAAGGTAAAAGCTTTCTCAGTGGGAGGTGTAGACTACATCACTAAGCCATTTCAACTTGAGGAGGTCTTTGTCAGAATAGAAAATCAACTTGCACTCCGCAGATTGCAAGCACAACTTCAAACTCAAAATTTTCTTTTGCAACAAACAGAGGCAGAACTGCTGAAGGCGCTGGCTCAGGAGCAAAAACTGAACAAGCAGATTGAGGAGATGGCAACCCTTGAAGAGCGGAATCGAATTGCTCGCGATATTCACGACTCTTTAGGGCATTCCCTAGTAGCGCTGAATATTCAACTAGAAGCTTCTCTAGCCCTATGGCAGGAAGACCCAAACAAAGCACATAAACTGTTGTTAGGAGCAAAACAATTGGGTTCAAATGCATTGAAAGCAGTGCGCCAATCTGTCGCTGAAATCAGATCCGAGCCGTTACAAGGTCAGTTACTACAGGAGGCGATCGCTAACCTTGTTGAAGAATTTCACCGGACAACAGGGGTGCTGCCATCGTACCAAATTGAATTGCCATCAACTTTACCCCAAACAATGAATTCAGTCATTTATCGAATTTTACAGGAAGGGTTAACTAATATTTGTAAGCATGCCAAGGCAAGCGAGGTACACATTCAAATCCAAACAACAAGTTCCGACTTATGCGTGACGCTCCAGGATAATGGTAACGGCTTTCGGCTCTCTGAAAATAGAACGGGATTTGGTCTCCAAGGGATGCGAGAACGTGCTACTGCTATGGGCGGTGAATTAGAAATTGTTAGTCAACCGGGCGCGGGATGTCAGATTCAAGTTAGGTTTCCGAGGTTAGCAGAATGA
- a CDS encoding ATP-binding protein: MKNNFALIINQLRLTLGKIEIALGVIEDALVWTDRDGRVQWCNTAFENLINKPRIVVLGTSLIDLLPLTHWNTEDASEVHPVMRVIQGQLKATEYEFQQFEQQLVLEISGSCIELCGSDIAAILVLRNITVKKQIEEALKQAKEAADVANRAKSQFLANMSHELRTPLNIILGFTQLMPSSGYLNSQQQEYLDAIARSGEHLLTLINDVLEMSKIEAGKTTLNESSFNLDNLLDSLQQMFQFKAELKKIQLIFERTTNIPQYIYTDESKLRQVLMNLLGNAIKFTQTGKVILRVKWVNERSNVLPPRLLFEVEDTGPGIAPVELETLFEAFVQTKTGQNSQEGTGLGLPISRQFVRLMGGEIAVESQLGIGTIFKFDIQTTSVVETDEIPVTKPSQQVTGLQAGQLKYKILVAEDNLEIRQILIKLLRPVGFEVREAMNGQEAIALWQSWSPHLIWMDMRMPMIDGYEATRQIKANGNSAPVVIALTGSAFEEDRMVALSAGCDDFVRKPFRGEIIFEKMAEHLGVVYDVESTPCPCENLLQNPSSEPVFSQEELTQALAMMPPTWLEQLYDYATKVNGKPILNLIEQIPQPYAHLAHTLTHMVNNFCFEEIIALTQSHQELCAGCVSSVTTETQVRA; the protein is encoded by the coding sequence ATGAAAAATAATTTTGCGCTGATAATTAATCAATTGCGTTTAACTTTGGGAAAGATTGAGATAGCGCTAGGTGTTATTGAGGATGCACTCGTCTGGACAGATAGAGATGGCAGAGTACAATGGTGCAATACTGCTTTTGAAAACCTAATTAACAAACCCCGTATTGTAGTTTTGGGAACTAGTCTGATCGATTTATTACCTTTGACACATTGGAATACAGAGGATGCTTCAGAGGTACACCCAGTCATGAGGGTGATACAAGGTCAACTAAAAGCTACAGAATACGAGTTTCAACAATTTGAGCAACAATTAGTTTTGGAAATATCTGGAAGCTGTATTGAACTGTGTGGAAGCGATATAGCCGCTATTCTGGTGCTTCGTAATATTACTGTCAAAAAACAAATTGAAGAAGCTCTTAAACAAGCAAAAGAAGCAGCCGATGTAGCAAACCGTGCTAAAAGTCAGTTTTTAGCAAATATGAGCCATGAACTTAGAACCCCTCTTAACATTATTCTGGGTTTTACTCAATTAATGCCAAGCAGTGGTTACCTCAATTCACAGCAGCAAGAATATTTGGATGCGATCGCACGCAGTGGAGAACATCTCCTAACTTTAATCAATGATGTGCTGGAAATGTCTAAGATTGAGGCAGGAAAGACAACACTTAATGAAAGTAGCTTCAACCTAGACAATCTTCTGGACTCGCTACAACAGATGTTCCAGTTCAAAGCGGAGTTGAAAAAGATACAGCTTATCTTTGAACGGACAACTAACATCCCTCAATACATTTATACAGATGAAAGCAAGCTGCGCCAAGTTTTAATGAATTTGTTGGGCAATGCTATCAAGTTTACTCAAACAGGTAAAGTTATACTACGAGTCAAGTGGGTCAATGAACGCAGTAATGTACTTCCGCCGCGACTATTATTTGAAGTTGAAGATACGGGACCTGGTATTGCTCCTGTGGAACTTGAGACTTTATTTGAGGCATTTGTTCAAACCAAAACAGGTCAAAATTCTCAAGAGGGAACTGGGCTTGGCTTACCCATTAGCCGTCAGTTTGTGCGTCTTATGGGGGGAGAGATTGCTGTTGAGAGTCAATTAGGAATTGGAACAATATTTAAGTTTGATATCCAAACGACTAGTGTGGTGGAAACGGATGAGATACCAGTGACAAAACCGAGTCAGCAGGTGACTGGCTTGCAAGCTGGACAGCTCAAGTATAAGATTTTGGTGGCAGAAGACAACTTGGAAATTCGTCAGATTTTGATTAAGCTGCTGAGACCTGTCGGTTTTGAAGTGCGGGAAGCAATGAACGGACAAGAAGCGATCGCTCTTTGGCAAAGTTGGTCACCCCACTTAATTTGGATGGATATGCGTATGCCAATGATAGATGGATATGAAGCAACAAGACAAATTAAAGCGAATGGCAACTCAGCACCCGTAGTGATCGCATTAACCGGAAGTGCTTTTGAAGAAGATCGTATGGTGGCTTTATCGGCTGGTTGCGATGATTTTGTGCGTAAGCCATTTCGAGGAGAAATCATCTTTGAAAAAATGGCTGAACATTTGGGAGTGGTTTATGATGTGGAATCCACCCCGTGCCCTTGTGAAAATCTGTTGCAAAATCCATCCTCAGAACCAGTTTTCTCACAAGAAGAACTCACTCAGGCTTTAGCGATGATGCCTCCTACTTGGTTAGAACAGTTGTACGACTACGCTACTAAGGTAAATGGCAAGCCCATTCTTAACCTTATTGAGCAAATACCTCAACCATACGCTCACTTAGCTCATACTCTAACTCACATGGTGAATAACTTTTGTTTTGAGGAAATTATCGCTCTAACCCAGTCTCATCAAGAGCTTTGTGCCGGTTGCGTAAGTTCTGTAACCACAGAAACGCAAGTTAGAGCTTAA
- a CDS encoding eIF2A-related protein — MLRMSRSLKVRPECLEKVRSALKRNGFLSQKSLAQDMGLALGTVSKFLTGKAVDAGNFQEICFKLALDWQAIADLETTQTISSQEPVAVKSDVEIAKKRTDWGEAIDVSVFYGRRAELHTLQQWIVGDSPQGDSYASRSRIVAVLGMGGIGKTALAARLAQHVQAEFEYVIWRSLRNAPPLETLLAELVPFVSEQQETSAQLSRLIHYLRCSRCLLILDNWETILQKGDCVGQYRPGYEDYGELLKVIGEVPHQSCLILTSREKPSEIAALEGLELAVHSLTLQGSQEVAQALIQARGLSGTQEQKEELCDRYSNTPLALKIVASSICDLFDGKIGEFLEHNTLVFNGIRRLLDQQFQRLFPLEMKIMYWLAINREWTTIGELHQDIVPAVSRAELLEALESLSWRSLIEKQSSSYTQLPVVMEYVLERLIQQVSTEIATGLESMGEESYPLFRSHALLKTTVKDYVVENQRRLILEPIAQQLRRNASSASAVERQFQEILGKLSAEKNLSGYGGGNLINFCHYLQIDLTGYDFSYLTIWHAHLQKLNLYQVNFAYSDLSRSVFTQNFGGVMSVAFSPNGKLLATGDTNGDVYLWRMANSQPILNCKGHKNSVWALSFSPHERILASGSDDQTIRLWDTRDGQCLKILQGHSNCISSVAWSSNSQILASGSGDNTVKLWDTRDGQCLNTLQGHTSAICSVAWSPDGETLASASADHTIKLWNTRTGQSLNSLQGHTNIVYSVVWSPDKKTLASASADRTVKVWNTCTSQCLKTLQGHSNSVLTLAWSSDGQTFASGSADFTLKLWDPTTGQCLKTLLGHKSAIWSVALSADGQILASGCFDQTIKLWDTRDGQCLNTLQGHTNIVYALAWSLDKQTLVSGSADHIIRLWDIHTGQCLKSLQGHTGWVHSLTWSPDRQTLVSSSTDHTIRVWNTHTWQCIKILQGHENVVYSAAWSPDGQILASGSFDQTVRLWNTHTWQCIKILQGHTNFVQPVAWSPDGQILASGSFDQTVKLWDRCDGKCLNTLHGHTDWVGSLGWSPDGTTLATGSTDYTVRLWDRRDGKCLNTLHGHTNMIFSVSWSPDGKILASGSRDQMVKLWDTRDGKCLNTLQGHKSIIYTVAFSPDGHTLASGGADEMIKLWDVQTGKCLKTLKGGGPYEGMNIIGITGLTEEQKSTLKALGSVEIEP; from the coding sequence ATGTTGCGGATGTCGCGGTCGCTCAAAGTCCGTCCCGAATGTCTTGAGAAAGTAAGATCGGCTTTGAAGCGCAATGGATTTTTGAGCCAAAAAAGTCTAGCTCAAGATATGGGATTAGCATTGGGAACCGTAAGTAAATTTCTCACGGGTAAAGCTGTAGATGCCGGAAATTTTCAGGAAATCTGTTTCAAATTAGCTCTCGACTGGCAAGCGATCGCTGACTTGGAAACGACACAGACAATCTCTTCACAAGAACCTGTAGCCGTAAAATCCGATGTAGAAATTGCCAAAAAACGAACTGACTGGGGAGAAGCAATAGATGTTTCCGTTTTTTACGGACGTAGAGCAGAACTTCACACATTACAGCAATGGATTGTGGGGGATTCGCCTCAGGGTGATAGCTACGCTTCACGTAGTCGAATTGTGGCAGTGTTGGGGATGGGGGGAATCGGCAAAACTGCACTGGCAGCACGTTTGGCACAACATGTTCAAGCAGAGTTTGAGTATGTCATTTGGCGAAGTCTCCGCAACGCTCCACCCTTAGAAACTCTTCTGGCTGAGTTAGTGCCTTTCGTATCCGAGCAACAGGAAACATCTGCACAGCTCAGTCGGCTCATCCACTACCTGCGTTGTTCGCGTTGTCTGCTGATTTTGGACAATTGGGAGACCATCTTACAAAAAGGTGATTGCGTTGGACAATATCGTCCCGGCTACGAAGATTATGGTGAACTACTCAAGGTGATTGGTGAAGTTCCTCATCAAAGTTGCTTAATTCTCACCAGTCGAGAAAAGCCGAGCGAAATTGCGGCGTTGGAAGGATTAGAGTTGGCGGTGCATTCTCTAACACTACAAGGTTCACAAGAGGTCGCACAAGCCTTAATTCAGGCAAGGGGACTATCGGGAACTCAAGAGCAAAAGGAAGAGTTATGCGATCGCTACAGCAATACTCCCCTTGCATTAAAAATTGTCGCCAGCTCAATTTGCGACTTATTTGATGGCAAGATAGGGGAATTCCTGGAGCACAATACGTTAGTTTTTAATGGGATTCGTCGTCTTTTAGACCAACAGTTCCAGCGTCTTTTTCCCTTAGAGATGAAGATCATGTACTGGTTGGCAATTAATCGAGAGTGGACAACCATTGGTGAATTGCACCAAGATATTGTCCCTGCGGTTTCCAGAGCCGAGCTATTAGAAGCATTGGAGTCTTTGAGTTGGCGATCGCTGATTGAAAAACAATCCAGTAGTTACACTCAGCTGCCTGTAGTGATGGAATATGTCTTGGAGCGATTGATTCAGCAGGTGAGCACTGAAATTGCTACGGGACTGGAGAGTATGGGAGAAGAATCTTACCCTCTGTTCCGAAGCCATGCCTTGCTCAAAACTACGGTGAAAGATTATGTTGTGGAAAATCAACGAAGGTTAATTTTAGAGCCAATCGCTCAACAACTTCGCCGAAATGCTTCTTCAGCATCAGCAGTCGAACGGCAATTTCAGGAAATTCTGGGTAAATTGAGCGCCGAGAAGAATTTGTCAGGCTATGGCGGTGGGAATTTGATTAACTTTTGTCATTACCTGCAAATTGATTTAACAGGGTATGATTTTTCTTACTTGACGATTTGGCACGCTCACCTACAGAAGCTGAATTTGTATCAAGTGAACTTTGCTTATTCGGATCTATCGAGATCTGTTTTCACTCAAAACTTCGGTGGGGTTATGTCGGTTGCCTTTAGCCCAAATGGAAAGTTATTGGCAACAGGAGATACTAATGGCGATGTTTATTTATGGAGAATGGCGAATAGCCAACCAATATTGAATTGTAAAGGACACAAGAATAGCGTTTGGGCACTCAGCTTTAGTCCCCATGAACGCATTTTAGCCAGTGGCAGTGACGATCAAACAATACGGCTGTGGGATACCCGTGACGGTCAATGCCTCAAAATCTTACAGGGGCATAGCAATTGCATATCTTCAGTGGCATGGAGTTCAAACTCTCAAATCCTAGCTAGTGGCAGTGGCGACAATACAGTGAAACTATGGGATACCCGTGACGGTCAATGTCTTAATACCTTGCAGGGGCATACGAGTGCGATTTGTTCAGTAGCATGGAGTCCAGATGGGGAAACTCTTGCTAGTGCCAGTGCTGACCATACAATAAAATTGTGGAACACCCGCACGGGTCAATCTCTCAACTCTTTACAAGGCCATACCAATATAGTCTATTCTGTGGTGTGGAGCCCAGATAAGAAAACTCTCGCTAGTGCCAGTGCCGATCGTACAGTAAAGGTATGGAATACCTGTACTAGTCAATGTCTCAAAACCTTGCAAGGGCATAGCAATTCAGTATTGACTTTGGCATGGAGTTCAGATGGGCAAACTTTCGCCAGTGGCAGTGCTGACTTTACATTAAAATTGTGGGACCCCACCACAGGTCAATGTCTCAAAACTTTGCTAGGGCATAAAAGTGCCATCTGGTCAGTAGCACTAAGCGCGGATGGACAAATCCTTGCCAGTGGTTGTTTTGACCAAACAATCAAGTTGTGGGATACTCGTGACGGTCAGTGCCTCAACACCTTGCAGGGGCATACGAATATAGTCTATGCATTGGCTTGGAGTTTGGATAAGCAAACTCTTGTCAGTGGCAGTGCTGACCATATAATAAGGCTGTGGGATATCCATACGGGTCAATGTCTCAAAAGTTTACAAGGGCATACTGGTTGGGTACATTCATTAACATGGAGTCCTGATAGGCAAACTCTTGTTAGTAGTAGCACTGACCACACAATAAGGGTGTGGAATACCCATACATGGCAATGTATTAAAATCTTGCAGGGTCATGAAAATGTTGTCTATTCAGCAGCATGGAGTCCGGATGGGCAAATCCTAGCTAGTGGTAGTTTTGACCAAACAGTGAGGCTGTGGAATACCCATACATGGCAATGTATCAAAATCTTGCAGGGGCATACCAACTTCGTACAACCCGTAGCGTGGAGTCCAGACGGGCAAATCCTAGCTAGTGGCAGTTTTGACCAAACAGTGAAATTGTGGGATAGGTGTGACGGTAAGTGCCTCAATACTTTGCACGGACATACTGACTGGGTCGGTTCTTTGGGATGGAGTCCAGATGGAACAACTCTTGCCACGGGTAGTACCGACTACACAGTGAGACTTTGGGATAGACGTGACGGTAAGTGTCTCAATACTTTGCACGGACATACTAATATGATATTTTCAGTGTCATGGAGCCCAGATGGCAAAATCCTTGCCAGTGGCTCTCGTGACCAAATGGTAAAGCTGTGGGATACTCGTGACGGTAAGTGCCTCAATACATTGCAAGGTCATAAAAGCATAATATACACAGTAGCATTTAGTCCAGATGGCCACACTCTTGCTAGTGGTGGTGCTGATGAAATGATTAAACTTTGGGATGTTCAGACAGGTAAGTGTTTGAAAACTCTCAAGGGTGGAGGACCTTATGAGGGTATGAATATTATAGGGATTACAGGATTGACAGAGGAACAAAAGTCTACTCTCAAAGCTTTGGGATCTGTGGAAATTGAGCCATAG
- a CDS encoding PAS domain-containing protein — protein MNTISEMKLETQLPVIITDEQGVISYVNDCFTTVFGWNLDEIMGQHLEMLIPYNFHDAHRLSFSRFIMTGKSKILNHPLLLKAVTKDGLEIDSEHTIIAEKQGKNWFFAATIRPL, from the coding sequence ATGAACACAATTTCTGAAATGAAGCTAGAAACTCAACTTCCAGTTATCATTACTGATGAACAAGGAGTTATTAGCTATGTTAACGATTGTTTTACAACTGTTTTTGGGTGGAATTTAGATGAAATTATGGGTCAACATTTGGAAATGTTGATTCCTTACAATTTTCATGACGCCCATCGTCTCAGCTTTTCTCGCTTTATTATGACTGGAAAGTCTAAAATTCTCAATCACCCTCTTTTACTAAAAGCAGTGACAAAAGATGGTCTAGAAATTGATAGCGAACATACGATAATAGCAGAAAAGCAAGGGAAGAATTGGTTTTTTGCAGCCACAATTCGTCCTTTGTAA